The Mycoplasmopsis gallinacea genome includes a window with the following:
- a CDS encoding DUF3137 domain-containing protein, which produces MYYHNVSIPSDAKIIDITPPRKLLLHNKYMVVTQNVLYRWVEGSGKNQRERNRWNSYIKVDTSILKDRQFNFTLFRGNNPLGNKVKLENDRFNKIFKLTTNNELKIRQMYTPLAMETSVAWYDKERKNVKFPEPSISSIASREYVMFSNIGEKGFMNLDFAFSVKSEKVFKAIVKDIYSDSFSFYYLIAFLHFSLYL; this is translated from the coding sequence ATGTATTACCACAATGTTTCAATTCCTAGTGATGCAAAAATTATTGACATTACACCACCTAGAAAACTTTTACTTCACAATAAATATATGGTCGTTACTCAAAATGTGCTTTACCGTTGAGTTGAAGGAAGCGGAAAAAATCAAAGAGAACGCAATAGATGAAATTCATATATAAAAGTAGATACATCAATTTTAAAGGACAGACAATTTAACTTCACTTTATTCCGTGGAAACAATCCATTAGGAAATAAAGTTAAACTTGAAAATGATAGATTCAATAAAATTTTCAAATTAACAACTAATAATGAATTAAAAATTAGACAAATGTATACTCCTTTAGCAATGGAAACTAGCGTTGCTTGATACGATAAAGAAAGAAAAAATGTTAAATTCCCAGAGCCTTCTATTTCATCAATAGCAAGCCGTGAATATGTAATGTTTTCAAATATTGGTGAAAAAGGATTTATGAATTTAGATTTTGCTTTCTCAGTTAAATCAGAAAAAGTTTTTAAAGCAATTGTTAAAGATATTTATTCAGATTCATTTAGCTTTTATTACTTAATTGCATTTTTACACTTTTCATTATACTTATAA